A section of the Perognathus longimembris pacificus isolate PPM17 chromosome 7, ASM2315922v1, whole genome shotgun sequence genome encodes:
- the S1pr1 gene encoding sphingosine 1-phosphate receptor 1, whose protein sequence is MGSTNTPLVKALHSSVSDYVNYDIIVRHYNHTGKLNISVDKENSIKLTSVVFILICCLIILENIFVLLTIWKTKKFHRPMYYFIGNLALSDLLAGVAYTANLLLSGATTYKLTPAQWFLREGSMFVALSASVFSLLAIAIERYITMLKMKLHNGSNSSRSFLLISACWVISLILGGLPIMGWNCIGALPSCSTVLPLYHKHYILFCTTVFTLLLLSIVILYCRIYSLVRTRSRRLTFRKNISKASRSSEKSLALLKTVIIVLSVFIACWAPLFILLLLDVGCKVKTCDILFKAEYFLVLAVLNSGTNPIIYTLTNKEMRRAFIRIVSCCKCPSGDATGKFKRPIIAGMEFSRSKSDNSSHPQKDDGDNPETIMSSGNVNSSS, encoded by the coding sequence ATGGGGTCCACCAACACCCCACTGGTCAAGGCCCTCCACAGCTCGGTCTCTGATTATGTCAACTACGACATCATTGTCCGGCATTACAACCACACGGGCAAGCTGAACATCAGCGTGGACAAGGAGAACAGCATTAAGTTGACATCAGTGGTGTTCATCCTCATTTGCTGCTTGATCATCCTGGAGAACATCTTTGTCTTGCTGACCATTTGGAAAACCAAGAAGTTTCACCGGCCTATGTACTACTTCATCGGCAACCTGGCCCTCTCAGACCTGTTGGCGGGGGTGGCTTACACGGCCAATCTGCTCCTGTCTGGGGCCACCACTTACAAGCTCACCCCGGCCCAGTGGTTTTTGCGGGAAGGGAGCATGTTCGTGGCTCTTTCGGCGTCGGTATTCAGCCTCCTAGCCATCGCCATTGAGCGCTACATCACTATGCTGAAGATGAAACTCCACAATGGGAGCAACAGCTCTCGTTCCTTCCTGCTGATCAGCGCCTGCTGGGTCATCTCCCTCATCCTGGGGGGTTTGCCCATCATGGGCTGGAACTGCATCGGTGCGCTACCCAGCTGTTCCACGGTGCTGCCTCTATACCACAAGCACTATATCCTTTTCTGCACTACCGTCTTCACCCTGCTCTTGCTCTCCATTGTCATCCTGTACTGCAGGATCTACTCGCTGGTCAGGACTCGAAGTCGCCGGCTCACCTTCCGCAAGAACATTTCCAAGGCCAGCCGAAGCTCCGAGAAGTCACTGGCCTTGCTGAAGACGGTGATCATCGTCTTGAGCGTCTTTATCGCCTGCTGGGCGCCCCTCTTTATCCTGCTCCTGCTGGATGTGGGCTGCAAGGTGAAGACCTGCGACATCCTCTTCAAAGCTGAGTACTTCCTGGTGCTGGCCGTGCTGAACTCGGGGACCAACCCCATCATTTACACCTTGACCAACAAGGAGATGCGCAGGGCCTTCATCCGGATCGTGTCGTGTTGTAAGTGCCCCAGCGGAGACGCCACGGGCAAGTTCAAGCGACCCATCATCGCGGGCATGGAGTTCAGCCGCAGTAAATCCGACaattcctcccacccccagaaGGACGATGGGGACAACCCAGAGACCATCATGTCTTCTGGGAACGTCAACTCCTCTTCCTAA